The following are from one region of the Sporichthyaceae bacterium genome:
- a CDS encoding enoyl-CoA hydratase-related protein has translation MGEFVRIERDGGVATLRLDRPKMNALNSQVQEEIRAASIEITADSSIAAVVVYGGERVFAAGADVKEMADMTYAQMAAHSVDLQACFTAVSKIPKPVIAAVTGYALGGGCELAMCADFRVSGESTKWGQPEILLGIIPGAGGTQRLPRLVGPAKAKEICFSGRFVAAAEALAIGLVDKVVPDAEVYEASMAWARTFVNGPAQALAACKNAIDNGLELDLASGLEVERLNFAALFATEDQKIGMRSFVENGPGKAEFVGR, from the coding sequence ATGGGCGAGTTCGTGCGGATCGAGCGGGACGGCGGGGTCGCCACTCTCCGGCTGGACCGGCCGAAGATGAACGCGCTCAACAGCCAGGTGCAGGAGGAAATCCGGGCTGCCTCCATTGAGATCACCGCCGACTCCTCCATCGCCGCGGTGGTCGTCTACGGCGGCGAACGGGTGTTCGCCGCGGGCGCGGACGTCAAGGAAATGGCGGACATGACCTACGCGCAGATGGCCGCGCATTCGGTGGACCTGCAGGCCTGCTTCACCGCGGTGTCCAAGATTCCCAAGCCGGTCATCGCCGCGGTCACCGGCTACGCCCTGGGTGGCGGGTGCGAGCTGGCCATGTGCGCGGACTTCCGGGTCAGCGGCGAGTCCACCAAGTGGGGCCAGCCGGAGATCCTGCTCGGCATCATCCCCGGCGCCGGCGGCACGCAGCGGCTGCCGCGGTTGGTCGGCCCGGCCAAGGCCAAGGAGATCTGCTTCTCCGGCCGGTTCGTGGCCGCCGCCGAGGCGCTGGCCATCGGCCTGGTGGACAAGGTGGTGCCGGACGCCGAGGTGTACGAGGCCTCGATGGCCTGGGCGCGCACCTTCGTCAACGGTCCGGCGCAGGCGCTGGCCGCCTGCAAGAACGCCATCGACAACGGTCTGGAGCTCGATCTGGCCTCCGGGCTGGAGGTGGAGCGGCTGAATTTCGCCGCGCTGTTCGCCACCGAGGACCAGAAGATCGGCATGCGCTCGTTCGTGGAGAACGGTCCGGGGAAGGCCGAGTTCGTCGGGCGGTGA
- the glgX gene encoding glycogen debranching protein GlgX, with amino-acid sequence MSADRPPLWPGDSVPLGATHDSLRGGVNFALSSSAGESVTVCLFDDAGVEQQRVQLTERTGSVWHGFVPGPGPGTRYGFRVAGPWEPARGARYNAAKLLVDPYARAITGDWTADPAGFGHQHDGGDLTRDSRDSAPYVPHAVVVSAGPDGRLGPPAPGRTWADTVLYELHVRGFTQQHPEVPPELRGTFAGLAHPAVTSYLTGLGVTAVELLPVHHFVSEERLLLGGRRNYWGYNTLGWFAPHAGYSSSGSTGGQVREFRAMVHALHAAGLEVILDVVYNHSAEGDETGPTLNLRGIDNAAYYRLRDGRRYIDDTGCGNTIDARSPRVIGLIADSLRYWVSEMGVDGFRFDLAPALLRGNVGVDAAATLLTVIAQDPVLSRVKLIAEPWDLGPGGYITGGFPPPWAEWNDKFRGGVRDFWRRAAHGVNDMASRLSGSSDVFGQPGRGPEASINFITAHDGFTLRDLVSYEAKHNEANGEDNRDGTNDNRSWNCGVEGDTDAAAVLTLRARQVRNFLLTLVLSAGVPMLVAGDERGRTQLGNNNAYCLDDPTTWMDWSPNPVGERLTAFVRKVLALRAAHPVFRSREFFTGAPRNGSGQPDVAWFRPDGEHLTQRDWLDGGLQTLGMQFNGAEVTRRGSRGEALHDDSFLLLLHAGAAAVDFRLPEPTAGCRYRTVLDSGDERAAERPEAAAGEVVHLVANSAVLLQVSGGVTAPIR; translated from the coding sequence ATGAGCGCCGACCGCCCGCCCCTGTGGCCCGGGGATTCTGTGCCGTTGGGCGCCACCCACGACTCGCTGCGCGGCGGGGTGAACTTCGCGTTGTCCTCCTCCGCCGGGGAATCGGTGACGGTGTGTCTGTTCGACGACGCCGGTGTCGAGCAGCAGCGGGTGCAGCTGACCGAGCGCACCGGTTCGGTGTGGCACGGCTTCGTGCCGGGGCCGGGACCGGGCACCCGCTACGGGTTCCGGGTGGCCGGGCCGTGGGAGCCGGCGCGCGGCGCGCGGTACAACGCGGCCAAGTTGTTGGTGGACCCCTACGCCCGGGCCATCACCGGTGATTGGACCGCGGATCCGGCCGGCTTCGGGCACCAGCACGACGGCGGTGACCTGACCCGGGACAGCCGGGATTCGGCGCCGTACGTGCCGCACGCCGTTGTGGTGAGCGCCGGCCCGGACGGCCGACTCGGCCCACCCGCGCCGGGTCGCACCTGGGCGGACACCGTGCTCTACGAACTGCACGTGCGCGGGTTCACCCAGCAGCACCCGGAGGTGCCGCCGGAGTTGCGCGGGACGTTCGCCGGGTTGGCGCACCCGGCGGTCACCTCGTATCTGACGGGATTGGGGGTCACCGCGGTCGAGTTGCTGCCGGTGCATCACTTCGTCTCCGAGGAGCGCCTGCTGCTGGGCGGGCGACGCAACTATTGGGGCTACAACACCCTGGGCTGGTTCGCCCCGCACGCCGGGTACTCCTCATCCGGATCGACCGGCGGGCAGGTCCGCGAGTTCCGCGCGATGGTGCACGCGCTGCACGCGGCCGGACTCGAGGTGATTCTGGACGTCGTCTACAACCACAGCGCCGAGGGCGACGAGACCGGCCCGACCCTCAACCTGCGCGGCATCGACAACGCGGCGTACTACCGGCTGCGCGACGGGCGGCGGTATATCGATGACACCGGCTGCGGGAACACCATCGATGCCCGCTCGCCCCGGGTGATCGGACTCATCGCGGATTCCCTGCGGTATTGGGTGTCCGAGATGGGGGTGGACGGCTTCCGCTTCGACCTGGCGCCGGCATTGCTGCGCGGGAATGTCGGGGTCGACGCGGCCGCGACCTTGTTGACGGTGATCGCACAGGACCCGGTGTTGAGCCGGGTGAAGTTGATCGCCGAGCCGTGGGATCTGGGCCCCGGCGGGTACATCACCGGCGGTTTCCCACCGCCCTGGGCGGAATGGAACGACAAGTTCCGCGGGGGCGTGCGGGACTTCTGGCGCCGCGCCGCGCACGGCGTCAACGACATGGCGTCGCGCCTGTCCGGGTCATCCGACGTGTTCGGTCAGCCTGGCCGAGGACCCGAGGCCTCGATCAACTTCATCACCGCGCACGACGGGTTCACGCTGCGCGACCTGGTGTCCTACGAGGCCAAGCACAACGAGGCCAATGGCGAGGACAACCGGGACGGCACCAACGACAACCGCTCCTGGAACTGCGGTGTGGAGGGCGACACCGACGCCGCCGCGGTACTCACCCTGAGGGCCCGTCAGGTGCGTAATTTTCTGCTCACGCTGGTGCTGTCCGCCGGGGTGCCGATGCTGGTGGCCGGGGACGAGCGCGGACGCACGCAACTCGGCAACAACAATGCCTACTGCCTCGATGACCCGACCACGTGGATGGACTGGTCGCCCAACCCGGTCGGTGAGCGGCTGACGGCCTTCGTCCGGAAGGTGCTGGCGTTGCGGGCCGCGCACCCGGTTTTCCGCTCCCGAGAGTTCTTCACCGGCGCACCGCGCAACGGATCCGGGCAGCCCGACGTGGCGTGGTTCCGCCCGGACGGCGAGCATCTGACGCAACGGGACTGGCTGGACGGCGGGCTACAGACCCTCGGCATGCAATTCAACGGCGCGGAGGTGACCCGCCGGGGGTCCCGCGGCGAGGCACTGCACGACGACAGCTTCCTGCTGTTGCTGCACGCCGGGGCGGCAGCGGTGGACTTCCGGTTGCCCGAACCCACCGCCGGCTGCCGTTACCGCACCGTGCTGGACTCCGGTGACGAGCGCGCTGCAGAACGCCCCGAGGCCGCGGCGGGCGAGGTGGTGCACCTGGTGGCGAACTCCGCGGTACTGCTCCAGGTCAGTGGCGGCGTCACGGCGCCGATCCGGTGA
- a CDS encoding ABC transporter ATP-binding protein: protein MSALLAVRGLTKHFPVRSGVMRRQTALVHAVDGLDFDVAPGETFGLVGESGCGKTTTGRLVTRLLEPSAGRVWLDGREITALRGRKLRPVRREIALIFQDPYSSLNPRHTVGTIVGAPFRLQGIATPHGTRPAVQQLLELVGLNPEHYNRYPHEFSGGQRQRIGIARALALRPRLVVADEPVSALDVSIQAQVLNLLEDLQAELGLAYVVIAHDLAVVRHLCDRIGVMYLGRLVEVGTATELYARPRHPYTVALLAAAPLPDPARRLHRPGVRLTGEPPSPLSPPPGCPFHPRCPKVRDVCRVTPPVLTADTAGHAAACHFPENADERLTGSAP, encoded by the coding sequence ATGAGCGCGCTGCTGGCGGTGCGTGGGCTGACCAAGCACTTCCCGGTGCGCTCCGGGGTGATGCGGCGTCAAACCGCCCTGGTCCACGCGGTGGACGGTCTGGACTTTGACGTGGCGCCGGGGGAGACCTTCGGGCTGGTCGGGGAATCCGGCTGCGGCAAGACCACCACCGGTCGGCTGGTGACCCGGTTGTTGGAGCCCAGCGCCGGTCGGGTGTGGCTGGACGGCCGGGAGATCACCGCGCTGCGCGGCCGCAAGCTGCGCCCGGTGCGTCGGGAGATCGCATTGATCTTCCAGGACCCGTACTCCTCGCTGAACCCGCGGCACACGGTGGGCACCATCGTGGGGGCACCGTTTCGACTGCAGGGCATCGCGACGCCGCACGGCACCCGGCCGGCGGTGCAGCAATTGCTGGAACTGGTCGGACTCAACCCCGAGCACTACAACCGCTACCCGCACGAGTTCTCCGGCGGTCAACGCCAACGCATCGGCATCGCCCGGGCGTTGGCGCTGCGCCCGCGGCTGGTGGTGGCCGACGAACCGGTGTCCGCGCTGGACGTGTCGATCCAGGCCCAGGTACTGAACCTGCTGGAGGACCTGCAGGCCGAGTTGGGGCTGGCCTACGTGGTGATCGCGCACGATCTCGCCGTGGTGCGGCACCTGTGCGACCGCATCGGCGTGATGTATCTGGGGCGATTGGTGGAGGTGGGCACCGCCACGGAGTTGTACGCGCGACCGCGGCACCCGTACACGGTGGCGCTGCTGGCGGCGGCGCCGCTGCCGGACCCGGCGCGGCGGTTGCACCGGCCGGGAGTGCGGTTGACCGGCGAGCCGCCCTCGCCGCTGAGCCCGCCGCCCGGCTGTCCTTTCCACCCGCGCTGCCCGAAGGTGCGCGACGTGTGCCGGGTGACCCCGCCGGTGCTCACCGCGGATACCGCGGGCCACGCGGCCGCGTGCCACTTCCCGGAAAACGCCGACGAACGCCTCACCGGATCGGCGCCGTGA
- a CDS encoding ABC transporter ATP-binding protein, protein MSFLTVRDLRVRFATDDGVVRAVDGLSFAVDRGRTLGIVGESGSGKTVTALAVMGLHRRSPGTTITGEIHLDSHDLLAAGPEAMRRLRGSTAAMIFQDPLTSLNPFHTVGAQIVEAYRVHHPVSRPVATRRAVDLLGRVGIPQPQQRVDDHPHQFSGGMRQRVMIAMALSCDPALLIADEPTTALDVTVQAQILDLIRGLQAERDTALILVTHDLGVVAEMAHDVLVMYAGRAAEYGRAEDLFDSPEHPYTWGLLGSVPRLDGVRHDRLSPVAGSPPSLINTPPGCAFHPRCPYAAQTGGRSSTEVPVLLPSRPDHAVACHLEPSRRRELWAQR, encoded by the coding sequence GTGAGCTTTCTGACGGTGCGTGACCTGCGGGTGCGCTTCGCCACCGACGACGGGGTGGTGCGCGCCGTCGACGGGCTGTCCTTCGCCGTGGACCGCGGCCGGACGCTGGGCATCGTGGGGGAGTCCGGCTCGGGCAAGACGGTGACCGCGCTGGCCGTCATGGGCCTGCACCGGCGCTCGCCGGGCACCACGATCACCGGGGAGATCCACCTGGACTCCCACGATCTGCTCGCTGCCGGCCCGGAGGCGATGCGCCGGTTGCGCGGCTCCACCGCGGCGATGATCTTCCAGGATCCGCTGACCTCACTCAACCCGTTCCACACCGTGGGTGCCCAGATCGTCGAGGCCTACCGGGTGCACCACCCCGTGTCCCGGCCGGTGGCCACGCGGCGGGCGGTGGATCTGCTCGGCCGGGTCGGCATCCCGCAGCCACAGCAACGGGTGGACGACCATCCGCACCAGTTCTCCGGAGGTATGCGGCAACGGGTGATGATCGCCATGGCGCTGTCCTGCGACCCGGCGCTGCTCATCGCCGACGAGCCGACCACCGCGCTGGACGTCACCGTCCAGGCGCAGATCCTGGACCTGATCCGGGGTCTGCAGGCGGAACGGGACACGGCGTTGATCCTGGTCACCCACGACCTCGGGGTGGTCGCCGAGATGGCCCACGACGTGCTGGTCATGTATGCGGGACGGGCGGCGGAGTACGGGCGGGCAGAGGATCTGTTCGACAGCCCGGAACACCCCTACACGTGGGGGTTGCTGGGTTCGGTGCCGCGGTTGGACGGCGTCCGGCACGACCGGCTCTCCCCGGTCGCGGGCTCGCCGCCGAGCCTGATCAACACCCCGCCCGGTTGCGCGTTCCACCCCCGCTGCCCGTACGCGGCGCAGACCGGTGGGCGATCCTCGACCGAGGTACCGGTGCTGCTGCCCAGCCGGCCCGACCACGCGGTGGCGTGTCACCTGGAGCCGTCGCGGCGGCGCGAGTTGTGGGCGCAACGATGA
- a CDS encoding ABC transporter permease: MLSFVLRRLVWSVALLAITTLVTFGIFFGVPRLAGQTTAELATGYVGRDPSPQAVAAVTAKLHLDEPIYEQYGRFVKGLVVGETYQFGPESEHCPAPCFGYSFKNHQAVWPLIKDRLPVTASLAVGAAALWLIGGVGVGVLSALRRGSVLDRAAMATALAGVSLPIFFTGLLSLALFSYKLGWFPDVHYVGLTDDPLLWARNLTLPWITLAFLYAALYARLTRASMLEAMEEDFIRTARAKGLREREVVLRHGLRASLTPILTIFGLDLGLLLGGAFLTESTFSLPGIGKFAVDAVSAKDLPEILGVTLVGAFFVVLANLIVDVLYAVADPRVRL; this comes from the coding sequence ATGCTGAGCTTCGTGCTCCGCCGACTGGTGTGGTCGGTCGCCCTATTGGCGATCACCACGCTGGTCACCTTCGGCATCTTCTTCGGGGTGCCGCGGCTGGCCGGGCAGACCACGGCGGAATTGGCCACCGGCTACGTGGGTCGTGACCCCAGCCCGCAGGCGGTGGCCGCGGTGACCGCGAAGCTGCACCTGGACGAGCCGATCTACGAGCAGTACGGCCGGTTCGTCAAGGGCCTGGTGGTCGGCGAGACCTATCAGTTCGGGCCGGAGTCCGAGCACTGCCCGGCACCCTGCTTCGGCTACTCGTTCAAGAATCACCAGGCAGTCTGGCCGCTGATCAAGGATCGGTTGCCGGTGACCGCGTCGCTGGCGGTGGGTGCCGCGGCCCTCTGGCTGATCGGGGGAGTGGGAGTCGGGGTGTTGTCTGCCTTGCGCCGGGGCAGTGTGCTGGACCGAGCGGCGATGGCCACCGCACTGGCCGGGGTGTCGCTACCCATCTTCTTCACCGGACTGCTGTCGCTGGCCCTGTTCAGCTACAAACTCGGTTGGTTCCCGGACGTGCACTACGTCGGGCTCACCGACGATCCGCTGTTGTGGGCACGCAATCTGACGCTGCCGTGGATCACCCTGGCGTTCCTCTATGCCGCGCTGTACGCGCGGCTGACCCGGGCGTCGATGTTGGAGGCGATGGAGGAGGACTTCATCCGTACCGCGCGCGCGAAAGGTCTGCGCGAGCGTGAGGTGGTGTTGCGGCACGGGCTGCGCGCGTCGCTGACCCCGATCCTCACCATTTTCGGTTTGGATCTCGGCCTGCTGCTGGGCGGTGCGTTCCTCACCGAGTCCACGTTCTCGCTGCCCGGCATCGGCAAGTTCGCAGTGGACGCGGTGTCCGCGAAGGACCTGCCGGAGATTCTCGGCGTCACGCTGGTCGGCGCGTTCTTCGTGGTGCTGGCGAACCTGATCGTGGACGTGCTCTACGCGGTCGCGGACCCGCGGGTGCGGTTGTGA
- a CDS encoding ABC transporter substrate-binding protein: MRPVRVAALAALALTLAACGGKGGPSANPSASAGASSGKAIFDAATNGIVRPSTASGGVLKVLNTDDWDSPDPGNTYYAYSWDFGRLYSRTLTTFAEAPGKAGLQVVPDLATGLGQVSDDGKTVTYHLKSGIKYDDGTVVKAADIKYAIERSNYAPDVLSNGPTYFKDLLGTDYTGPYKDAYGGLSAIDTPDDTTIVFHLQRPFPEFDDLATLPQTAPVPKARDDGANYARHVASTGPYKMDSYDPGKSLILSRNPNWDAGSDPNRKQLVDRIEVTLKVNSSDLDQRLLAGDAGYDVTGVGVGTAAQADILRPGSDKYNNADNPVTGFVRYVAISTKVAPFDNIHCRKAVILAADHQSLQTAYGGPHSGDIATTLMPPTLDGYVDTDVYNIKTHPNGDVEAAKSELAACGKPDGFATTIAARADRPKEVQGALSLQQALKKVNINASIEKYPAGQYFSNYAGSTNFAHSHNLGLMFMGWGADWPSGYGFLEQIADGKAIKASGNSNLSELDDPAINDLFTQSIAAADAAARAKLWAQIDAAFMADAAILPMIYEKALLYRAPNLTNVYVHRAYGMYDYASLGLTR; the protein is encoded by the coding sequence GTGAGACCTGTACGCGTCGCGGCGCTGGCCGCATTGGCGTTGACATTGGCCGCCTGCGGCGGCAAGGGCGGGCCGTCCGCGAACCCCAGCGCCTCGGCCGGGGCGAGCAGCGGCAAGGCCATCTTCGACGCCGCCACCAACGGCATCGTGCGTCCGTCCACCGCGAGCGGTGGCGTGCTCAAGGTGCTCAACACCGACGACTGGGATTCCCCGGATCCCGGCAACACCTATTACGCCTACTCCTGGGACTTCGGCCGGCTCTACAGCCGCACGCTGACCACGTTCGCCGAGGCACCGGGCAAGGCCGGATTGCAGGTGGTGCCGGACCTGGCCACCGGGCTGGGCCAGGTCAGCGATGACGGCAAGACCGTCACCTACCACCTGAAGTCCGGGATCAAGTACGACGACGGCACCGTGGTGAAGGCCGCGGACATCAAGTACGCGATCGAGCGCAGCAACTACGCCCCCGATGTGCTGTCCAATGGGCCGACCTACTTCAAGGACCTGTTGGGTACCGACTACACCGGGCCGTACAAGGACGCCTACGGCGGGCTGTCGGCGATCGACACCCCGGACGACACCACGATCGTGTTTCACCTGCAGCGGCCGTTCCCGGAGTTCGACGACCTGGCCACGTTGCCGCAGACCGCGCCGGTGCCCAAGGCACGCGACGACGGGGCGAACTACGCCCGGCATGTGGCCTCCACCGGGCCCTACAAGATGGACTCCTATGACCCCGGCAAGTCGCTGATCCTGTCCCGCAATCCCAACTGGGACGCGGGTTCCGACCCCAACCGCAAGCAGTTGGTGGACCGCATCGAGGTCACCCTCAAGGTGAACTCCTCGGATCTGGACCAGCGTCTGCTGGCCGGGGACGCGGGCTATGACGTGACCGGCGTCGGGGTCGGCACCGCCGCGCAGGCGGACATCCTGCGGCCGGGCAGCGACAAGTACAACAACGCCGACAACCCGGTGACCGGGTTCGTCCGCTACGTCGCGATCAGCACAAAGGTGGCCCCGTTCGATAACATCCACTGCCGCAAGGCGGTGATCCTGGCCGCCGACCACCAGTCGCTGCAGACTGCCTACGGCGGTCCGCATTCCGGGGACATCGCGACCACGCTGATGCCGCCCACCTTGGACGGCTACGTCGACACGGATGTCTACAACATCAAGACGCACCCGAACGGGGACGTGGAGGCCGCGAAGTCCGAACTGGCCGCGTGCGGCAAGCCGGACGGGTTCGCCACCACGATCGCCGCGCGCGCCGACCGGCCCAAAGAGGTGCAGGGCGCGCTGTCGCTACAGCAGGCGTTGAAGAAGGTGAACATCAACGCCTCCATCGAGAAGTACCCGGCGGGGCAGTACTTCTCGAACTACGCCGGGTCGACGAACTTCGCCCACTCGCACAACCTCGGTCTGATGTTCATGGGCTGGGGTGCGGACTGGCCCAGCGGCTACGGTTTCCTGGAGCAGATCGCGGACGGCAAGGCCATCAAGGCTTCGGGTAACTCCAACCTGTCCGAGTTGGACGACCCCGCGATCAACGACCTGTTCACCCAGTCCATCGCCGCGGCCGACGCTGCGGCCCGGGCCAAGCTGTGGGCGCAGATCGACGCCGCGTTCATGGCCGACGCCGCGATTCTCCCGATGATCTATGAGAAGGCCCTGCTCTACCGGGCCCCGAACCTGACCAACGTCTATGTGCACCGCGCTTACGGCATGTACGACTACGCCTCGCTCGGGCTGACCCGGTAG
- a CDS encoding ABC transporter permease: MTAPPPEPHGDLTVVVPVGPWVAGRSPAAIAWRRLRRDRVAITGGVVVIALVVVAIAAPLIVKVLGDPPDEFHQNLIDPTFGAPKGRWGGISVHHLFGLEPINGRDLFSRTLYGARISLLVAFGATLLSVTLGTVLGVLAGYRGGWVDAVIARTMDVFLAFPLLLFALALGGAVQGEAFGLSGNTLRVVLLIVVIGFFSWPYIGRIVRGQTLSLREREFVDAARSLGAGTGHIVFRELLPNLAGPILVYGTLLIPTNILFEAALSFFGVGVAEPTASWGGMLTGAVPLYTVAPGFVIVPGLAIFITVLAFNLFGDGLRDALDPKSR, from the coding sequence ATGACCGCACCGCCCCCGGAACCACACGGCGATCTCACCGTGGTGGTTCCGGTCGGGCCGTGGGTGGCCGGCCGGTCGCCGGCCGCCATTGCCTGGCGGCGGCTGCGCCGCGACCGGGTGGCCATCACCGGCGGCGTCGTGGTCATCGCCCTGGTGGTCGTCGCCATCGCCGCGCCGCTGATCGTGAAGGTGCTCGGCGACCCGCCGGATGAGTTCCACCAGAACCTCATCGACCCCACCTTCGGCGCGCCCAAGGGCCGCTGGGGCGGGATCAGCGTGCACCATCTGTTCGGGCTGGAACCCATCAACGGCCGGGACCTGTTCAGTCGCACGCTCTACGGCGCACGCATCTCCTTGCTGGTCGCATTCGGGGCCACCCTGCTGTCGGTGACCCTCGGCACCGTGCTCGGTGTGCTGGCCGGCTACCGCGGCGGCTGGGTGGATGCGGTCATCGCGCGCACCATGGACGTGTTCCTGGCCTTCCCGCTGCTGCTGTTCGCGCTCGCCCTGGGCGGGGCGGTGCAGGGCGAGGCGTTCGGCCTGAGCGGCAACACTTTGCGAGTGGTGCTGCTGATCGTGGTGATCGGATTCTTCTCCTGGCCCTACATCGGGCGCATCGTGCGCGGACAGACCCTCTCCCTGCGCGAACGGGAATTCGTCGACGCCGCGCGCAGCCTGGGCGCGGGCACCGGGCACATCGTGTTCCGCGAGCTGTTGCCCAACCTGGCCGGGCCGATCCTGGTGTACGGCACGCTGCTCATCCCCACCAACATCCTGTTCGAGGCCGCGCTGTCGTTCTTCGGCGTCGGGGTGGCCGAGCCCACCGCGTCGTGGGGCGGGATGCTCACCGGTGCGGTGCCGCTGTACACCGTCGCGCCGGGTTTCGTGATCGTGCCCGGCCTTGCCATCTTCATCACCGTGCTGGCCTTCAATCTCTTCGGGGACGGCCTGCGCGACGCGCTGGATCCGAAATCGCGATGA